A single genomic interval of Sceloporus undulatus isolate JIND9_A2432 ecotype Alabama chromosome 2, SceUnd_v1.1, whole genome shotgun sequence harbors:
- the GAS8 gene encoding dynein regulatory complex subunit 4 isoform X1, with protein MAPKKKAEKKAGGGKKGKGKSPVVDALPPEGMTKEQLDEHIGRIREELDREREERNYFQLERDKIHTFWEITRRQLDEKKAELRNKDREMEEAEERHQVEIKVYKQKVKHLLYEHQNNLTELKAEGTVSMKLAQKDHRSQEMELRKDMRTLKVELKEQELANEMVVKNLSLKQQEDTTQLRNDFERQVKEIEAKYEKKMRVLREELDLRRKTEIHEIEERKNGQINTLMKNHEKAFSDIKNYYNDVTLNNLALINTLKEQMEEMKKKEEHLEKEMAEVLLQNKRLVEPLQRAREEVAELQRKLAHYEKDKIMLVNIRARLKVTEKELKDLQWEHEVLQQRFSKVQEERDDLYQKFTKAINEVQQKTGFKNLLLERKLLGLANILEKKEVQLNEVLAASNLDPSALSVVTRKLEDVLDSKNNAIKDLQYELARVCKAHNDLLRTYEAKLSAFGIPLDNLGFKPLETSVLGQTLGQGPAGFVSTPTSQNLQAQSL; from the exons ATG gCGCCGAAAAAGAAAGCTGAGAAGAAAGCTGGAGGGGGCAAGAAGGGCAAAGGGAAAAGCCCGGTGGTGGATGCCCTTCCGCCCGAGGGCATGACCAAGGAGCAG CTGGACGAACACATTGGGCGGATCCGGGAGGAGTTGGACCGTGAGAGAGAGGAGCGCAACTACTTCCAGCTGGAGCGGGACAAGATCCACACCTTTTGGGAGATCACGCGGCGGCAGTTGGACGAGAAGAAGGCAGAACTGCGCAACAAGGACCGCGAaatggaggaggcagaagagCGTCACCAAGTGGAGATCAAG GTTTACAAACAGAAAGTGAAGCACCTGCTCTATGAGCACCAGAATAACCTCACAGAGCTGAAGGCGGAGGGGACGGTGTCCATGAAGCTGGCTCAGAAGGACCACCGGTCCCAGGAGATGGAGCTGCGTAAGGACATGCGCACCCTGAAGGTGGAGCTGAAGGAGCAGGAGCTGGCCAATGAGATGGTAGTGAAGAACCTGAGCCTG aaacaacaagaagacaCGACGCAACTGCGTAATGACTTTGAGAGACAAGTGAAAG AGATTGAAGCCAAGTATGAGAAAAAGATGCGAGTGCTCCGTGAAGAGCTGGACCTGCGCAGGAAGACTGAAATCCATGAGATCGAAGAGAGGAAGAATGGGCAGATCAACACACTGATGAAGAACCACGAGAAGGCCTTCAGTGACATCAAGAACTACTACAATGATGTGACTCTGAACAACTTGGCATTGATCAACACCCTCAAG GAGCAGATGgaggaaatgaagaagaaagaagaacatTTGGAGAAGGAGATGGCGGAAGTGTTGCTCCAGAACAAAAGGCTGGTGGAGCCACTGCAGCGAGCCCGAGAGGAAGTGGCTGAGCTCCAGAGGAAGCTGGCGCACTACGAGAAGGACAAAATCATGCTGGTG AACATCCGGGCCCGCCTAAAAGTGACTGAGAAGGAGCTGAAGGATCTCCAGTGGGAGCATGAGGTGCTTCAGCAGAGATTCAGCAAG GTTCAGGAAGAGCGGGACGATCTGTATCAGAAGTTCACCAAAGCCATCAACGAGGTGCAGCAGAAGACGGGCTTCAAGAATTTGCTGCTGGAGCGGAAGCTGCTGGGTCTGGCCAACATCCTGGAGAAGAAGGAAGTGCAGCTCAACGAGGTCCTGGCAGCCTCCAACCTCGACCCCAGCGCCCTCAGCGTGGTCACCCGCAAGCTGGAG GATGTGCTTGATTCCAAAAACAATGCCATCAAAGACCTGCAGTATGAGCTTGCCAGAGTGTGCAAG GCACACAATGACTTGCTGCGCACATACGAGGCCAAACTGTCTGCCTTTGGGATCCCCTTGGACAATCTGGGCTTCAAGCCGCTGGAGACCTCCGTCCTTGGCCAGACTCTGGGCCAAGGCCCCGCGGGATTTGTTTCCACGCCTACGTCGCAGAACCTCCAGGCCCAGTCTTTGTGA
- the GAS8 gene encoding dynein regulatory complex subunit 4 isoform X2, whose amino-acid sequence MTKEQLDEHIGRIREELDREREERNYFQLERDKIHTFWEITRRQLDEKKAELRNKDREMEEAEERHQVEIKVYKQKVKHLLYEHQNNLTELKAEGTVSMKLAQKDHRSQEMELRKDMRTLKVELKEQELANEMVVKNLSLKQQEDTTQLRNDFERQVKEIEAKYEKKMRVLREELDLRRKTEIHEIEERKNGQINTLMKNHEKAFSDIKNYYNDVTLNNLALINTLKEQMEEMKKKEEHLEKEMAEVLLQNKRLVEPLQRAREEVAELQRKLAHYEKDKIMLVNIRARLKVTEKELKDLQWEHEVLQQRFSKVQEERDDLYQKFTKAINEVQQKTGFKNLLLERKLLGLANILEKKEVQLNEVLAASNLDPSALSVVTRKLEDVLDSKNNAIKDLQYELARVCKAHNDLLRTYEAKLSAFGIPLDNLGFKPLETSVLGQTLGQGPAGFVSTPTSQNLQAQSL is encoded by the exons ATGACCAAGGAGCAG CTGGACGAACACATTGGGCGGATCCGGGAGGAGTTGGACCGTGAGAGAGAGGAGCGCAACTACTTCCAGCTGGAGCGGGACAAGATCCACACCTTTTGGGAGATCACGCGGCGGCAGTTGGACGAGAAGAAGGCAGAACTGCGCAACAAGGACCGCGAaatggaggaggcagaagagCGTCACCAAGTGGAGATCAAG GTTTACAAACAGAAAGTGAAGCACCTGCTCTATGAGCACCAGAATAACCTCACAGAGCTGAAGGCGGAGGGGACGGTGTCCATGAAGCTGGCTCAGAAGGACCACCGGTCCCAGGAGATGGAGCTGCGTAAGGACATGCGCACCCTGAAGGTGGAGCTGAAGGAGCAGGAGCTGGCCAATGAGATGGTAGTGAAGAACCTGAGCCTG aaacaacaagaagacaCGACGCAACTGCGTAATGACTTTGAGAGACAAGTGAAAG AGATTGAAGCCAAGTATGAGAAAAAGATGCGAGTGCTCCGTGAAGAGCTGGACCTGCGCAGGAAGACTGAAATCCATGAGATCGAAGAGAGGAAGAATGGGCAGATCAACACACTGATGAAGAACCACGAGAAGGCCTTCAGTGACATCAAGAACTACTACAATGATGTGACTCTGAACAACTTGGCATTGATCAACACCCTCAAG GAGCAGATGgaggaaatgaagaagaaagaagaacatTTGGAGAAGGAGATGGCGGAAGTGTTGCTCCAGAACAAAAGGCTGGTGGAGCCACTGCAGCGAGCCCGAGAGGAAGTGGCTGAGCTCCAGAGGAAGCTGGCGCACTACGAGAAGGACAAAATCATGCTGGTG AACATCCGGGCCCGCCTAAAAGTGACTGAGAAGGAGCTGAAGGATCTCCAGTGGGAGCATGAGGTGCTTCAGCAGAGATTCAGCAAG GTTCAGGAAGAGCGGGACGATCTGTATCAGAAGTTCACCAAAGCCATCAACGAGGTGCAGCAGAAGACGGGCTTCAAGAATTTGCTGCTGGAGCGGAAGCTGCTGGGTCTGGCCAACATCCTGGAGAAGAAGGAAGTGCAGCTCAACGAGGTCCTGGCAGCCTCCAACCTCGACCCCAGCGCCCTCAGCGTGGTCACCCGCAAGCTGGAG GATGTGCTTGATTCCAAAAACAATGCCATCAAAGACCTGCAGTATGAGCTTGCCAGAGTGTGCAAG GCACACAATGACTTGCTGCGCACATACGAGGCCAAACTGTCTGCCTTTGGGATCCCCTTGGACAATCTGGGCTTCAAGCCGCTGGAGACCTCCGTCCTTGGCCAGACTCTGGGCCAAGGCCCCGCGGGATTTGTTTCCACGCCTACGTCGCAGAACCTCCAGGCCCAGTCTTTGTGA